In Schaalia sp. JY-X169, the following are encoded in one genomic region:
- a CDS encoding hemolysin family protein produces the protein MNLPAAVAISLAIFGVFALFLGAWFAAVDTAISRMTIAYAEDLVEQQRKGSHTLRQAVRERREVGSSLASARVLSTTVGIVSLTFVLVNEFWDLDWKWWLTLAVTLAIVAAVQLLALGFSTQLNAGSRYVKVALVGSKSALRILTRRDHVEVVPEARLAMVDELRELLDEVSEDGEPAPLEEVDRKILRSVFELGQTRVGELMVPRAEMVTIKGDEDGHAAFELFVTSGFSRMPVIGKTLDEVQGVLYMKDLARRSLKGPDALDIEVRDIARAAAFVPEMKLADDELRVMQANNTHLALVVDEYGGIAGLVTAEDILEELVGELTDEHDVDVGSPEEVEPGVWLIPSSYPIDDLEDLLDVEFDEDELYSVGGLLTKAIGRVPLPGDSAEVNGVLIEAGEQTGRRKRVLSVYVRRG, from the coding sequence ATGAACCTGCCCGCAGCCGTTGCGATTTCCCTTGCAATCTTTGGGGTTTTCGCCCTGTTTTTGGGGGCGTGGTTTGCCGCGGTCGATACAGCCATCTCACGAATGACCATTGCGTATGCAGAGGACTTGGTGGAGCAGCAGCGTAAAGGCTCGCACACTCTACGTCAGGCGGTGCGTGAGAGGCGTGAGGTCGGTTCGTCGCTGGCGTCCGCCCGCGTCCTCTCGACGACCGTCGGTATCGTTTCCCTGACGTTTGTTCTGGTCAACGAGTTTTGGGATCTTGACTGGAAGTGGTGGTTGACCCTCGCTGTCACGCTGGCGATTGTGGCGGCGGTGCAGCTCCTCGCCCTCGGCTTTTCCACACAACTCAATGCTGGTTCCCGCTATGTCAAAGTGGCTCTGGTTGGTTCAAAGTCGGCGCTGCGCATTCTCACCAGGCGCGACCACGTTGAGGTGGTGCCAGAAGCAAGACTGGCGATGGTGGATGAGTTGCGCGAGCTTCTCGATGAGGTGTCTGAGGATGGTGAACCAGCCCCGCTCGAGGAGGTGGACCGCAAGATTCTGCGTTCAGTCTTTGAGTTGGGGCAGACACGCGTGGGGGAGTTAATGGTCCCTCGCGCTGAAATGGTGACGATTAAGGGTGACGAGGACGGTCACGCGGCCTTCGAACTGTTCGTTACCTCCGGATTCTCCCGAATGCCGGTCATCGGAAAGACGCTTGATGAGGTGCAGGGTGTCCTTTACATGAAGGATTTGGCGCGACGCTCCCTGAAGGGTCCTGATGCTTTGGACATCGAGGTAAGAGACATTGCGCGCGCGGCGGCATTCGTGCCAGAGATGAAACTTGCAGACGATGAACTGCGTGTCATGCAGGCGAACAACACGCACCTCGCGTTGGTAGTTGACGAGTACGGTGGGATTGCGGGTCTCGTCACCGCGGAGGACATCCTTGAGGAACTCGTTGGCGAACTGACGGATGAACATGACGTTGATGTGGGTAGCCCCGAAGAGGTTGAGCCGGGAGTGTGGCTGATTCCGTCCTCGTACCCAATCGACGATCTTGAAGACCTTTTAGACGTCGAGTTTGACGAGGACGAGCTGTATTCGGTCGGCGGTCTGCTCACGAAGGCGATTGGTCGAGTGCCGCTCCCTGGTGACAGTGCGGAAGTCAACGGTGTACTAATTGAGGCCGGTGAACAGACCGGCAGGCGCAAGCGGGTTTTGAGCGTTTACGTGCGGCGTGGGTGA
- the ybeY gene encoding rRNA maturation RNase YbeY, which translates to MTVINETDYEIDLAEFAELADYVLTQMHVSTDSELTVLFIEEEPMADLHVRWLDLEGPTDVMSFPMDELRPGRPDAVTPQGALGDICICPSVAQKQALAAGHSMVEEMLLLQTHGILHLLGYDHAEPEDEEVMFALQRHLLLTFLAQR; encoded by the coding sequence GTGACAGTAATTAATGAAACAGACTACGAAATCGACCTGGCTGAGTTTGCCGAGTTGGCGGACTACGTCCTGACACAAATGCACGTTTCAACAGACTCGGAGCTAACAGTCCTTTTCATCGAAGAGGAACCGATGGCCGACCTGCACGTGCGGTGGTTGGACTTAGAAGGCCCCACGGATGTCATGAGTTTCCCCATGGATGAACTACGCCCCGGCCGTCCGGATGCGGTGACCCCGCAGGGCGCCCTCGGCGACATCTGCATTTGCCCAAGTGTCGCGCAGAAGCAGGCACTGGCGGCAGGTCATTCAATGGTTGAAGAGATGCTCCTGCTGCAAACCCACGGGATCCTGCACCTTCTGGGATACGATCATGCCGAACCAGAGGATGAAGAGGTCATGTTTGCGTTGCAACGCCACCTGCTGCTGACATTCCTCGCGCAGAGATGA
- a CDS encoding LssY C-terminal domain-containing protein, with protein MLRKKLVTYVNTFFFLFAGFAALWLVVLAVVDTRGLQWEIAVYAVVAWAVIAYVFLPRLYKLMTAVFLPDYFIGRARTSSGLLGDVVNMAWDGPEDNIHSAMQAAGWTLATPITLGSALGIIRSVLTRSPDPDAPISPLFLFGRKQDFAYQKEVGGSANQRHHIRFWKCPPHWPLPGGTEVDWLAGAAFDTGVRLSSFTLQVTHAISGDIDKERDFTISSLKGVDPGLKVTWIEKFSTAFHARNGGGDMVHTDGNLPIVDVETLPASIPQVHLSTAKPPAAKTLKQKLAQTKRPATIYVATFFIMVSIMLTARDLVAGTTISPALSWVSIGVLVLLWPALYYGMAPARWLLMVLFGVDVLVHLVAWFQADFVVNASTGVAHVGVATIMLVILSSDPVTDFTATISSWWRAK; from the coding sequence GTGTTACGCAAGAAACTGGTCACATACGTCAACACCTTCTTCTTCCTCTTTGCCGGTTTTGCAGCGCTGTGGCTGGTAGTGCTAGCGGTCGTAGACACGCGCGGATTGCAATGGGAAATCGCGGTGTATGCGGTGGTTGCGTGGGCTGTGATTGCCTACGTGTTCCTTCCCCGCCTCTACAAGCTCATGACGGCAGTGTTTCTACCCGACTACTTCATCGGGAGGGCGAGGACGAGTTCAGGTCTGCTTGGCGACGTTGTCAACATGGCGTGGGATGGTCCCGAAGATAACATTCACAGCGCAATGCAGGCCGCGGGCTGGACGCTGGCAACCCCGATCACACTGGGTTCAGCGCTGGGGATTATCCGCTCCGTGTTGACTCGTTCGCCGGACCCTGACGCGCCCATATCGCCTCTCTTCCTGTTCGGTCGAAAGCAAGACTTTGCCTACCAGAAAGAGGTTGGCGGCAGCGCAAACCAGCGCCACCACATCCGTTTTTGGAAGTGTCCTCCGCACTGGCCCCTGCCAGGTGGAACTGAAGTTGACTGGCTCGCCGGAGCAGCTTTTGATACAGGAGTGCGCCTGTCTTCATTCACATTGCAGGTTACGCACGCGATCTCAGGTGATATCGACAAGGAACGTGACTTCACGATCTCCTCGTTGAAGGGCGTCGATCCGGGCCTCAAAGTCACGTGGATTGAGAAGTTCTCTACCGCATTCCACGCACGCAATGGCGGCGGCGACATGGTTCACACCGATGGGAATCTTCCCATCGTCGATGTAGAGACCTTGCCCGCCTCAATCCCGCAGGTGCATCTGAGTACTGCCAAGCCGCCAGCAGCAAAGACGTTGAAGCAGAAACTGGCGCAGACCAAGCGGCCGGCAACCATTTACGTCGCCACCTTCTTCATCATGGTTTCGATAATGCTCACCGCGCGCGACCTCGTTGCGGGAACAACTATCAGTCCGGCGCTTTCCTGGGTTTCCATCGGAGTCCTAGTTCTACTCTGGCCAGCCCTTTACTACGGGATGGCACCAGCCCGATGGCTCCTAATGGTGCTCTTCGGCGTAGACGTCCTCGTTCACCTAGTCGCGTGGTTCCAAGCAGACTTTGTGGTGAATGCTTCAACCGGGGTTGCCCACGTCGGGGTGGCAACCATCATGCTGGTGATCCTTTCATCTGACCCGGTTACAGACTTCACGGCCACGATCAGCAGTTGGTGGAGGGCCAAATGA
- a CDS encoding PhoH family protein, with protein MDLVSQSIRIPDEVDHIDVMGTSDQFLRLLEKGFPATRLSVSGRSVQLQGPADEVPLVAGIVEEMVAAAVAGAPLDGETIAEAAQILRYPERPKPLLTAGGKYVRAKTPGQQRYLDDLESHQITFGIGPAGTGKTYLAMAKAVEALLSGAVRRLILTRPAVEAGENLGYLPGSLTDKIDPYLRPLYDALQDLLEEGALRRLMEAGAIEVAPLAYMRGRTLNDAFIILDEAQNTTTAQMKMLLTRLGQGSKLAVTGDVTQVDLGRGQRSGLTHAEEVLKNVEGLAFCYLTSADVVRTRIVADIVDAYEDWELGRDSN; from the coding sequence ATGGACTTAGTGTCACAGAGCATTCGGATCCCCGACGAGGTCGATCACATCGACGTTATGGGTACCTCCGACCAGTTTCTTCGACTTCTCGAGAAGGGTTTCCCAGCAACGCGGCTGTCAGTTTCTGGTAGGAGCGTGCAACTGCAGGGGCCCGCAGATGAGGTCCCCCTGGTGGCGGGGATCGTGGAAGAGATGGTTGCTGCAGCCGTGGCGGGAGCACCGCTTGACGGCGAAACCATTGCCGAGGCCGCGCAGATTCTCCGCTACCCGGAACGACCGAAACCCCTGCTCACAGCAGGAGGCAAGTATGTGCGTGCGAAAACTCCCGGTCAGCAGCGATACCTGGATGATTTGGAGTCTCACCAGATCACCTTCGGTATTGGGCCCGCGGGTACTGGGAAAACCTACCTGGCGATGGCAAAAGCTGTTGAAGCCCTACTTTCCGGAGCGGTGCGACGCCTGATCCTGACACGACCAGCAGTCGAGGCCGGGGAAAACCTGGGTTACCTGCCCGGTTCACTCACTGACAAGATTGACCCTTACCTGAGGCCGCTCTATGACGCGCTCCAAGACCTTCTCGAAGAGGGTGCACTGCGACGCTTGATGGAAGCCGGCGCCATTGAGGTTGCGCCACTTGCTTACATGCGAGGGCGGACGCTCAACGATGCCTTCATCATCTTAGATGAGGCGCAGAATACGACAACAGCGCAAATGAAGATGCTCCTGACAAGGTTGGGTCAGGGGTCAAAACTGGCTGTTACCGGTGACGTCACCCAGGTGGATCTTGGGCGCGGACAACGCTCGGGGCTGACGCATGCTGAAGAGGTTCTAAAGAATGTTGAAGGATTGGCGTTCTGCTATCTCACCAGCGCGGATGTGGTGAGGACGCGGATTGTTGCTGACATAGTTGACGCATACGAAGACTGGGAGCTCGGGCGTGACAGTAATTAA